Genomic segment of Zingiber officinale cultivar Zhangliang chromosome 11B, Zo_v1.1, whole genome shotgun sequence:
aggaaagttttgcttaaaaataaaatctcctttcaagctacaaataaggaaagatttcaaatcttttcttaatctggtgtagaaagctttaaaaggaaagattgaatttttaaactctcttttaaaactatgatatccacataagaaataattttaataaaaaatcctttttaatatgatgtggccggccacctaagcttgggctccaagctattgaccggccaccttaaggccaacctttaggcttggccggccctaagcttgagcttcaagcttagcttggccgacccctattggttgggtaagaaggtgggtataaatctctatacacaagaggctacgatagggaccgagaggaggaattggttttggtctcccgatgaaattaagcttcctgtgttcgccccgaacacacaacttaattccatcaataataattcattccactaaagaactattattaaactaccgcaccaatcccaaattacattttgggctccttcttattatgagtgtgttagtctccctgtgtttaagatgtcaaatatccactaattaagtgagttactgacaactcatttaattaatatcttagtccaagagtagtaccactcaaccttatcatcatgtcggactaagtccacctgcagagtttaacatgacaatctttatgagctcctcttgaggacattctcaacctagatcactaggacacagtttccttctataatcaacaacacacactataagtgatatcatttcccaacttatcgggcttattgattcatcgaactaaatctcacccattgataaattaaagaaataaatatcaaatatatgtgcttgttattatattaggattaagagcacacacttccataataactgaggtctttgtttctttataaagtcagtataaaagaaacgacctctaatggtcctactcaatacactctaagtgtactagtgtaattatatagttaagataaactaatacctaattacactacgaccttccaatggtttgttcctttccattatggtcatgagttactgtttataatttataaggtactgataacatgatcctctgtgtgtgacaccacacatcatgttatctacaatataaattaattgaacaactacatttatcataaatgtagacatttgaccaatgtgattcttatttctagataaatgtttataccaaaagctaggcttttagtatacactctaacactcacATCATCGGTCATGTatcttgagcaaccgctatccacaatccacatacttgcatccttcttctcttctacctaaacaacataaaacacacaactctttggtacccatgcacttgattcataaatgtcattcaaatatttcttaggcacccaagcttgttttaccttGCCTTTAAGATTCTTCTTGACTTTGTTTCTAAGTGCATCATTTATAGTACCATTTATTAGAGGCATATATGCAACTTCTTTTTCtttaggtctatatcctattccggctttattgtaaacgactctttgatcTCTAATAATCATATCTAGATACTTAGATCCATTTGTAAATTTCTCTAAATATGCTCTTAATTTGATCATGtcattcttcaatttttcattttcttccttgagcatttttGACTCACTAGACATGCATGCATCATTTCCAATGGTCCTAAGGTTTCTCTTCAAGGTCTTCACTCTAGATTGTGACTTAACAAATGCATTCTTGAGATGAGCAATTGTTTTGTaaagaaattctactttgggagattcttttaccacatcgtcacttgatgatgattcatcactTGACTCCTCCTCACTTGATGAATCCTCTTCGCTTGACACTTTCTcttgacttgactcttctttgttaTCTTCAAATGCCATAAATTCCATATGTCGGGTCACATGACATAATTCATCCTCATCCGATGAGTCAACGTTTGGTGTATCCCAAGTAGCTTGAGCCACCATGACTTccctcttctttttctccttcttcttctccttttcctctGTCTTCCTCAATTTCGGACAAGttggcttgatgtgtcctttcttgttacatccataacaaatgacattagtattaaaacttgaactttgactacttttaccttttgaaggttgaaacattttcttcacatcctttgttgtgaatttccttgatcttcccatcatcttcttGACACAATGTGCCACTTTActtgccgacatttcatcatcactatccgatgattcttgctcggattcggatgatgGGGATTCCAccttattttctttcttctttttcttttccttcttttctacaataaaagtcatacctttctcttttgaaaccacattagcttgttcatgaagttcaaattcataaaataattcatcaaacTTAACTAAAGAAAGATCCCTAGATaccttatacgcatcaaccattgatgcccataaggtggttctaggaaaAGATTGAAGAACATACCTTATTAGAACCctattgtcaattttctcacctattacatggAGTCCATTCACTATCTCCTTGAATCTTCcatgcatttgactcacggtctcattgGTTTTCATGGTGAAGGTTTGAAGTTGTCCCAACAAAAGATCTCTCTTGGCCCTCCTAGATTCGCTTGATCCCTCATTTAATTCAATgagcttttcccaaagctctttggcggagttgaATGGTCATACTTTGTTTAATTACTCCTTTGAGAGCCCACATTATAATGTTGTTGTGGCTTTTGCATTTGTTTgggccttctttgccatctcttttgtccaatccttggttggaaGAGGTGCTCCCGATCCGTCTTTTGGTTTCtcaaatccatctacaacactaaaccaattttcaatatcattcatcAAATAATAttccatcctacctttccaatatgcgaAATCATTGTCATCAAAGAAaggtggtcgagcggtgctatatccctcttgaaacgccatcttgatgcttcggtTGATGATGAGTTCTTCCGATGTgttccttgctctaataccaattgataggacctttgtgtatggctagaggggaggggggtgaatatcctttcttcgatttttcacctacaacttgttagcaaaagcaaataGAGAGAAATGAAAgacaagaaaaacaagaaaacaatgctaactccttggtttacttggtctccacctccttgaggtgactaatccaaggcacacacccacacgatcaagctccaatatgaacttctccttctcgttatcacaaacgaaggtggagaaacctttaccaGGTTGCCAGCTTTCTCTTACAAGATGAGATCTAGGCTTAGGAGGAAGAGACTGAAAATCTTTTGCTTTGAAATCACTTGGAGAGCTCTTTTTTTGCTTAACACAATAAGTATTCAAGTGTTATGTTTGCTACAGTGCATCTCCcctttttatttatcttcaaaaGTAGTCGTTTCTCACTTGATTGTCGTCGTCGATCGATTGAGCacatctccaatcgattcaaatatagtCGTTGAGCGTCGTcacgatcgattgggccaacactggatcgattcagccgtaTATTTCATAGGTACAGAAGTGGATTCAatcaattggtcgatcgattggttacctccaatcgatcggctgatcgattcaaaatcACACTGCTCCTTCGTGCAGAAAccttgtgaatcgatcgaccgattgattggttatctccaatcaatcggttgatcgatccaggttcgcACTGTGTTCTTGCGCAGAAAGcatgtgaatcgatcggccgatcgattggattcctCCAATAGATCGGCGGATTGATCCAAGTTCCTTCTATGCTCTCGCGCAGAGGctatcaatcgatcggctgatcgattcagcaataTTCTGTTCCATAATTATGCGCCTtaatcgatttaccaatcgattgcttgCTGGTTTCCCAACTAATACCTCACGCCAGATGAACGCATCCCTGGACTTTCTTGCCAAgactccggtcctcgaccttcttggacttctcttgccttacacccggtcttctgacctgcaaggacttttcctgccaagactccggtactcgaccttcttggacttcttcctgcaaaacttgcagcacacgttagatccaaatgtattaacctaaacttaaatagttgtcaatacattgaaaacatctagggcatgattgcaccaacatttccttctgcctagcttcacttactagggctttccatttgcctgacttcactcaccaggactttcacctagcttcactcactagggttttcacctggcttcactcatcaggattttcccactgccagacttcactcaccgggactttccatctgcctagcttcactcactaggtctttcacctggcttcactcaccaagattttcccactacccgacttcactcaccgagactttccatctgcccagcttcactcactaggtctttcacttgccttcactcaccaggattttcaaactgcctatcttcactcactgggtctttcaccttgcttcactcatcgggatttgtctttgtctaacctccagttaggactttcccagttaagtatccggtcaaccctttgacttacttgactcttcttcacatcaaactggtcatcccttgaccagagagaaattgctccaacaatttccTCAATCggacaattgcacctgtaatctccatatattgtcaaatattgaaatccaaacatcaagacttaagcttgagccaactcaagtttagtcaacctggtcaacctggcccaagggatattgcaccaacacttcccATTCGCTTTCCCCACTCCATTCGCCGGCAGGACCTTCCTATTCACCTTCGCCACATCAGTCGTCGATACCCGCCAAACATTCATCTATTGAGATTATTGACACTCGATCATATATAGTCCCTTTGGGTGACTCATaagtatttaaaatattataatttttcaacTGTCTTAATTATTTAATGTTGTTTATTTATAACTTTATGATAAGTTTAAAAATTCTGTAAGTGTTATTTGTGAAATTAATCAAAGTGTGAATAACTATTAGAGAGGGGACTCAATGTCATATTCATGCACTCCATGACCCACAAAAGAACTCTGATGGTCTGAGTTTAAGGTATAACtggttaattttatatttaaaacaattaagtaaatatatgatcttttttttttttgatttttagcTCTTATTCACTTAAGACCTTTATTAAGAGATAGAAAttagaagatttttttaaaaaaaatatggtgATCACATTTGGCATGTATTAAATTATACCAAGAATAGGAAAAAAGCCTTCTTTCATCACGTCAGACAATTGGAATAAGATCTCCAATTATTGACAAAGCGATGAGAGCAAAAAAAGGAGTCACTAGAataaaatgaatcaagcatataaTTCTAGAGAGTCATCTGCAATATATCCGAGAGGATCTATAAATATCGAGGAACATTCATGCAgattagtaatttttttaactcAACAACTAGTTTTTTAATCTATTTCAAGTTGTTATATTATTTCTAACCATATTATTTTTAGTCCAAGGAATTGGGAAAAGAGATGGATTTTATAGATACTTTCGTCCagacttttcaaaaaaaataaataaataaaacttggACCAGAGATAGAGCTAAAACTATTAAGGTTTGAGTTAATCTATTTGtaacttaaattttattaattttgtacctactataattaaaattttgatttttcatagaAGAGATATGATCAACTATCGCTATCCCAGAGAAGTTTAGGTGATGGCGATGACAATGCCCTATCTGAGTCGTCTGTTACTAATAATTTGGTATTATGGCTAGAGGTGTCTAGGGGAGTCAAAGGGGGATGGAATGTATGAGTTCTATGAGCATAACCCATAATGTTCCTCAtatatctttttcttcttctaccccaccaGTAGTAACGACACAGATCCATGACTTAACTGAAGAAGTTAATAATTTAAAAGGCATAATGCATGAAAGCGATCAGCAAATTCAAGAAAAATAACAACAAAACTCACAAAGGAATTAGGATATAATAACAATGTGCCGATAACAAAAATTTATTATGCGACAATTTTAGCAGTTTAGTTCTGGTCCAAGTTATATTCCTCCCAATACTAGCTATGATGCCGATGACGATGATGATGACGATATTATATGAATATTTGTAattagtatttttaattttttattttattttattgagtTTGTAAATCCTTCatgtttatattttttattagtaTTGTTATTTTTGTTTCAAGCAGGGTTAGTAAGGCTAAGCCCATATAAAAATAAGTAAGTCTTTACATATTTATTTGTATGTTACTttatagaattttatttttgttaaaaataatactttttatttgtttattttctaaTGCATGATGCAGGTAGTTGAAGAAAATTAGAATGAGAAGGATCTCGTACCAGAGTATCTTCTATTTCATCTTTCCCGAGTTTTGAGACATTATGGTATAAGATTGTTGGATATTATGTTTGTTGTAACTTGGTTGTATTTCTTTTTTGTTGTTGTATTGTTGACTATTCTAACTTGGTTAGTTGTTAGCCGTATCTTGTATTGAAACTTGGTTGATGAAACATATTGTTTGTTAGTTGTATTCTGAGATATGGAACATGTTTGGATATATTGTTGACGATGGATATTTTGGTTTATGTTATTGTTGTGTTTGTATTCGTTTTTATTGTATTTGTGTGATAATTCACGAATTCAGAATTCATTGTAAACTGCgacaaattttgatttttgttgCAAATTGCGACGAATTTtgattttcgttgcaaatttgcaatgaatttagAATTTCATTGCAAAAATTAGATTTTCGGTTGCAGGGAAGTTTGCAATGAAAACTTTTTTTCTCACAAAATCAACgatgaattttgcaacgaataggatattcgttgcaaaatttgtaACAAATTTTTAGTTTTTTGTCGCAAAATTTAGAGACGACTTATTTACAATGAGATTTATAATGAATCTTTTCGTCGTAAATTTCATCGCAAATGcattttacaatgattttttttaaaaaaaaatcgttaCAAAATTCGTCTCTAAATgactgattttttttaattattatcccTTTAATTTatccatatttaatttattttattttatttttaattaaataaaaccaTCAAACCCTTTTAATAATCATAATATTATGAAAACATTTAACTTTTGAGACTTAAAATTTGTGCTTTTGGAGTACTCATGCACATTTTGTGGTGTTTTTTTTACAACTACTAGTTAATTGTCGGTCATCAAATACCTTTGATCAAAAAGTAccctaaataaatattattttatttctaaTATTCTTTTTAAACTCTATAAAACCATCAAAATCTTTTTGTTGAAAGTGTTTGATAACTTAAGAAACCTTATATTCGTATACCAAATAGATCGACATAATTGTGCTATCAATgtttctaatttatttatattcatttttctttattttaaaattttaaaattatataatcattaatatatttagctaatttgtTTTTTTTGACAGATTATCAATCaactaaaatcattttaattgagTAACCAATTAACTGTTAGTTTGGACGACGTTAATGTGCTAGATGATTGAAAGCCTAGATGACCATTCATCTCTTTAAAAGTTTTCAtccttaaaaaataaataaataatttatcaaTAGAAATATCATCTCAATCAATGGAGTCGCGTCAAAAGTTTCTGTACAGCCGTAAAATCTCACTGATTTAATCGCAGCCACTCGCGGTAATCCGCCATTGGTGCAATCCGCGTTGAAGTAGTCAAATTCGGAGTCGTCGTTCAGTAGAGCTTATCCAGCGTCCAACCTTTCCTTCTCCGATTCTTCCTCTGTTCCTCATCCCCCAACTCCCATCTGAAGATCTTCAAATCAGCCTCGGTCGTTGACCAATCGAGCAATGGACTCGCCCGCCGCCGAAACCGAAGAATGGACGCTCGTCGATGCAGAGTACTCAATCTCCATATCTCAGAGAATCACTTTCTTCCTTCTTGTCGATTTAGCTATGTGTCGGATAACAGTTTGTCAATTCTCATGCTTTTTAATCTGGTTCTAGAGACGCAACCTCTTTCCCTGATGCGACTGCAGATTCTCGTTTCAAAATTGGGTCATCTGGCATCTCGATCTGGTAAGAGAGAGACTCGATCAGACTTGTGTTTGAAATTTCAATTCCCCTTCATCTCTAAGCATCTGATGGAGAAATCCTTGTTCTTGAAGGACTTTGTGGGCGGTCGGATCGGTGATAGATTTTGCTGTTCCCCTGTACAGAAGAATTTTAGGAACAGAAGGTTCTGCAACAATATCTAATTCGTCCTAGTAAAGCATATTTGCTctcttttcaatgatgattaagTAACGTTAAATGTTCAGATGCTATAGAGAAGACTGCTGAGAGCACTGCAGAAGCTGTGGAGAAGATAGCTAAGATAGCAGAAGAAGTAACGTCTGCCATCGCCAATGGACTCCCTGATGGCGTAAGGCTCAAGAAGACCGCTTTGCAGATGGAAGAGATTTGCGAAATTGTTGACAAGGACGCAGTAAAAGCTGAAGCCTTTATTCAGAAGGTCCTTGAACTTCTTTTCCATATGAAAATCGTATCACTTCTCTGTATTCATTCCTATCAATGGTAGATGGTAATTAGATTGTGCATTTTTCTCTTGTGGTGATGGCAGGTTGATCATATGAAAGTGCAGGTAGATGCAGTGATTGAGCCCATCATTGAAAAAGCAGAAGAACTAGAGAAAGAAATCCGAGAAAAGGAGACCGAGCCAAATGCTGTTCCTGATCAGGCAAACTAGTTGCTTGATATATCAATGAATGATGGTCATTAAAATTCAGAAACTCGTCATTGTTCGATGCTCGCATGTCCTCAACTTTCTGTACATAGATTTAGCTTTGTACTCAAGATTGTAAATAATTGGGATGTCTAAGTTAATTTGCATTGAATGCTAAAGTTGTGTGGCGAATGGTAGATGCAGGAACAAGCTTGAACTATTCAGTAATTGGCATTGGAATATATATTGTTTGCACTTTTAGATACAAGTGGAGCTTCTGCTGATGAATGTGTTCATTCGGATCTCTGGATTGGCTGGGTATCAACCCATGCTCATTTCGATTCAATTTAGATTATAAGTAATGCTATTAAAATTTGGAAACGGCCAGCCATTTCAACCAAATCAACAGAATTTTTAGATTGTTTTTCCTTTCATTCACTTAACTGTTACTATAGCAGTTTGAAATCTTCATGGTTAACCACTTAACCCGTTGATTGATTCTCTACAATTTATATAATAACCACTAATTTAATAGTTTTACCGATTCAACTttcaattaaattttttagaCTCAAATTAATTAGGCCAATGATTGAATAAATCCATCAAGTATTGGGTTTAGTAGGCCAAACATACCAATTGGAATGGCGGGTCGAATGAATGAATCGAGTTTTGTCAGATATGGTGTATTAGTGTCTCAATTTAGTTaagaagaggtgagtggatttgTTAATTGAGGAAGCTACACTAactatatatatagaaaaaaatgattaactCGGCAGAGTATCGTTGAGTTTGGGATGATTGGTCTGAAATTGACACACTCTCCTTTAATTGACACCTTTTAATCATGGATTCGAACTTTGAGTCGGATGAACTGCAACACCTTCGCCAGCAGCTGGCTCATATGACTCAACTGCTTGCCCAGAAGGATATTGCCTTAGCCGAGATGACGCAAGAGGACCTTCAGTTTTCCCTTTGTAGGAAAATTGAAGAACTTTGGCTAGCTGCTAAATCGCGGGCCCGTGTTGAGGTAGCGTTGAAATAGAAAGCTTATTCAGACCTGGAGAGCCAAGCTCAATTCATGACCTACTTGAAAGAGATATATGCTTCTTCCATGTCCCTTCTATAGGAAGAAGCAAGGATTAAGATGCAACCATTGCTCAAAAACCGCGCACTCTTTAGTTGACTCAGGCTGAGTTAGAACAGACTCGAATCCATCTTGAGCATGCAGGTCAAGCAGAACGCTAATGCTCGGGGTGCCGACTCATAGCTGGCCCCGGAAGAGAGTTCTGAGCACTTAGATGACTCCTATGTTTTTACAGATTTAAGAATGAGATTTTGTTTGAGGGGTGCTTCcttgtaatttattaattaaatgtgGATTTGATCGGGTTTCAGGTTTTATTCatgtctctttattttttttccctactAGAACTTTCTTGCTTCCGAGAGGTTGCTGGTCGTGAATGCTGGTCATGCGAGCAATCTTACTTATAACTTGCATTGGAGTGAGAGTCTGGAacgtcgaccgagaggtcgttggtcgtgagagcatgctcacttataactcgtgctggggtgagagtctggatcaccgaccgagagatcgttggtcgtgagagtatgttcacttataactcccgCTGGAGCGAGATTCTGGATCGCTAACCGAGagatcgttggtcatgagagtatgctcacttataactcgtgctggggcgagagtctagagtaccaaccaagaggtcattggtcgtgagagtatggtcacttataactcgcgctgggacgagagtctggatcgctgaccgagaggtcgttggtcgtgagagcatactcacgtataactcgtgttggggcgagagtctggagtaccaaccgagaggtcattggtcgtgagagcatgctcacttataactcgcactggggtgagaatcTGGATCgtcgaccaagaggtcgttggagCTTGAAGGAAATGCCCCCGTGGTCTTAGCCCCATTCACCTGTGATCATGAAGCGTGTTACATAAGACATTAGTCAAATTTGAATCATACTCTGATTTCGAGGCGGGGATGAGGCACCAAATTTTGATCAACGCTTCCCGCTGCCTCCTACTCCATTTCTCGAGGTAGCCG
This window contains:
- the LOC122034382 gene encoding uncharacterized protein LOC122034382; its protein translation is MDSPAAETEEWTLVDAEDATSFPDATADSRFKIGSSGISIWTLWAVGSVIDFAVPLYRRILGTEDAIEKTAESTAEAVEKIAKIAEEVTSAIANGLPDGVRLKKTALQMEEICEIVDKDAVKAEAFIQKVDHMKVQVDAVIEPIIEKAEELEKEIREKETEPNAVPDQAN